A window of Diospyros lotus cultivar Yz01 chromosome 14, ASM1463336v1, whole genome shotgun sequence contains these coding sequences:
- the LOC127790253 gene encoding uncharacterized protein LOC127790253 isoform X3 yields the protein MAGNLGQHFVDHDFLNGWKMVFHLSISSSMNFLWILIHHQVSITHLEKIVMEIHIPHLHCPTVPGSPGQTASLSLTGVGHTGLDGCFHGYLFLLIFYWPSILRSPRRSHGLKDHFIQRTTDRRRGVIEDLHLAIEISIEAIFDIVHKAAHGVLSPSKLFRALFGWFSSHGSGNEHTAASDLDGTVLTATLGDDNPSLTERKTTFHQALNTDARTCQDVITQFGYPYEAIRVVTADGYVLLLERIPRRDSRKVVYLQHGILDSSMGWVSNGVVGSPAFAAFDQGYDVFLGNLRGLVSREHIDKSISSRQYWHYSINEHGTEDIPAMIEKIHEVKMNELKSGQPVLEEETTGDQPYKLCAICHSLGGAAILMYVVTRRIEEKAHRLSRLILLSPAGFHDDSTFVFTLMENLFLLMAPILATFVPAFYIPTRFFRMLLNKLARDFHNYPAVGGLVQTLMSYVVGGDSSNWVGVLGLPHYNMNDMPGVSFLVAHHLAQMKRAGKFVMFDYGSAASNMEAYGSPEPLDLGEYYGFIDIPVDLVAGRKDKVIRPSMVRKHYKLMKESGVEVSYNEFEYAHLDFTFSHREELLAYVMSRLRLVEPARKQQSGQKARSKKKDTEVTE from the exons ATGGCTGGGAACTTAGGCCAACATTTCGTGGACCACGATTTCCTCAATGGATGGAAAA TGGTGTTTCATCTTTCAATCAGTTCATCCATGAACTTTCTGTGGATTCTGATACATCATCAAGTCTCGATTACTCATCTGGAGAAGATAGTGATGGAAATACACATCCCGCATCTCCATTGTCCCACAGTTCCAGGGTCTCCAGGGCAAACAGCTTCACTAAGCCTGACAGGCGTAGGACACACTGGATTGGATGGATGTTTTCATGGATACTTGTTCCTATTAATTTTCTATTGG CCATCTATTTTGAGGTCTCCTAGGAGAAGTCATGGCCTCAAGGACCATTTCATTCAACGCACCACTGACAGGAGACGTGGAGTAATAGAG GACCTCCATCTAGCAATTGAAATTTCTATAGAAGCAATATTTGATATTGTTCACAAGGCAGCACATGGCGTTCTCTCACCATCAAAATTATTCAGAGCATTATTTGGATGGTTTTCTTCTCATGGCAGTGGCAATGAACATACTGCTGCCAGTGATCTGGATGGCACCGTCTTAACTGCCACTCTCGGAGATGATAATCCATCCCTTACTGAAAGGAAAACCACTTTTCATCAGGCTTTGAATACAGATGCTCGAACGTGTCAAGATGTCATAACACAGTTTGG GTACCCATATGAAGCTATTCGTGTAGTAACTGCTGATGGTTATGTTCTCCTGTTGGAAAGGATTCCAAG ACGTGATTCAAGGAAAGTCGTTTATCTCCAGCATGGAATATTGGATTCATCAATGGG TTGGGTATCTAATGGAGTCGTTGGTTCTCCAGCCTTTGCCGCTTTTGATCAAG GTTATGATGTATTTCTTGGGAACCTTCGCGGTTTAGTTTCCAGGGAGCATATTGACAAGAGTATTTCTTCACGGCA GTATTGGCATTACTCTATCAATGAGCATGGGACTGAGGATATACCTGCAATGATTGAGAAAATTCATGAAGtaaaaatgaatgaattgaaaTCAGGGCAGCCTGTTCTGGAGGAAGAGACCACTGGTGATCAGCCATATAAGCTTTGTGCAATTTGCCACAGTTTGGGAGGAGCTGctattttgatgtatgttgttaCACGCCGGATTGAAGAAAAAGCCCATAGACTTTCAAGGTTGATCCTACTATCACCTGCTGGCTTCCATGATGATTCCACCTTTGTTTTCACATTGATGGAGAACCTATTCCTTTTGATGGCTCCTATACTGGCAACTTTTGTGCCTGCCTTCTATATACCTACAAGATTTTTCCGTATGCTGCTAAACAAGCTGGCGCGGGACTTCCATAACTACCCTGCGGTTGGAGGGCTTGTCCAGACCCTAATGAGTTATGTAGTCGGTGGAGACAGCTCAAACTGGGTTGGGGTTTTAGGACTACCACATTATAATATGAATGACATGCCAGGAGTTTCATTTCTTGTGGCTCATCACCTGGCACAAATGAAGCGAGCAGGAAAATTTGTGATGTTTGACTATGGGAGTGCAGCTTCCAACATGGAAGCGTATGGTTCTCCCGAACCATTAGACTTGGGAGAATACTATGGGTTTATCGATATCCCAGTTGATCTTGTTGCTGGCCGCAAGGACAAGGTCATCCGCCCCTCCATGGtaagaaaacactataaactgaTGAAAGAATCAGGCGTGGAGGTATCATACAATGAGTTTGAGTATGCTCATTTGGACTTCACATTCTCACATCGAGAAGAACTTTTAGCCTATGTAATGTCTCGCTTAAGACTCGTGGAGCCTGCTCGAAAGCAGCAATCCGGACAAAAGGCGAGGTCAAAGAAGAAAGATACAGAGGTAACTGAGTGA
- the LOC127790253 gene encoding uncharacterized protein LOC127790253 isoform X1, with protein sequence MQRFVDNVLAVTKESVKTVTYESLNNIVRLINGISALLLAILPGKTSILEGVHGWELRPTFRGPRFPQWMENGVSSFNQFIHELSVDSDTSSSLDYSSGEDSDGNTHPASPLSHSSRVSRANSFTKPDRRRTHWIGWMFSWILVPINFLLGIPLYLYRSSFCRQSRVPTNAESFQPSILRSPRRSHGLKDHFIQRTTDRRRGVIEDLHLAIEISIEAIFDIVHKAAHGVLSPSKLFRALFGWFSSHGSGNEHTAASDLDGTVLTATLGDDNPSLTERKTTFHQALNTDARTCQDVITQFGYPYEAIRVVTADGYVLLLERIPRRDSRKVVYLQHGILDSSMGWVSNGVVGSPAFAAFDQGYDVFLGNLRGLVSREHIDKSISSRQYWHYSINEHGTEDIPAMIEKIHEVKMNELKSGQPVLEEETTGDQPYKLCAICHSLGGAAILMYVVTRRIEEKAHRLSRLILLSPAGFHDDSTFVFTLMENLFLLMAPILATFVPAFYIPTRFFRMLLNKLARDFHNYPAVGGLVQTLMSYVVGGDSSNWVGVLGLPHYNMNDMPGVSFLVAHHLAQMKRAGKFVMFDYGSAASNMEAYGSPEPLDLGEYYGFIDIPVDLVAGRKDKVIRPSMVRKHYKLMKESGVEVSYNEFEYAHLDFTFSHREELLAYVMSRLRLVEPARKQQSGQKARSKKKDTEVTE encoded by the exons GTCAGTGAAAACAGTTACTTATGAATCTTTGAACAATATTGTGAGGCTGATAAATGGAATTTCAGCCCTTCTATTAGCCATTTTACCTGGGAAGACTTCTATTCTTGAAGGTGTTCATGGCTGGGAACTTAGGCCAACATTTCGTGGACCACGATTTCCTCAATGGATGGAAAA TGGTGTTTCATCTTTCAATCAGTTCATCCATGAACTTTCTGTGGATTCTGATACATCATCAAGTCTCGATTACTCATCTGGAGAAGATAGTGATGGAAATACACATCCCGCATCTCCATTGTCCCACAGTTCCAGGGTCTCCAGGGCAAACAGCTTCACTAAGCCTGACAGGCGTAGGACACACTGGATTGGATGGATGTTTTCATGGATACTTGTTCCTATTAATTTTCTATTGGGTATTCCATTATATCTCTACCGTTCATCTTTCTGTAGACAGTCAAGAGTTCCTACTAATGCTGAAAGTTTCCAGCCATCTATTTTGAGGTCTCCTAGGAGAAGTCATGGCCTCAAGGACCATTTCATTCAACGCACCACTGACAGGAGACGTGGAGTAATAGAG GACCTCCATCTAGCAATTGAAATTTCTATAGAAGCAATATTTGATATTGTTCACAAGGCAGCACATGGCGTTCTCTCACCATCAAAATTATTCAGAGCATTATTTGGATGGTTTTCTTCTCATGGCAGTGGCAATGAACATACTGCTGCCAGTGATCTGGATGGCACCGTCTTAACTGCCACTCTCGGAGATGATAATCCATCCCTTACTGAAAGGAAAACCACTTTTCATCAGGCTTTGAATACAGATGCTCGAACGTGTCAAGATGTCATAACACAGTTTGG GTACCCATATGAAGCTATTCGTGTAGTAACTGCTGATGGTTATGTTCTCCTGTTGGAAAGGATTCCAAG ACGTGATTCAAGGAAAGTCGTTTATCTCCAGCATGGAATATTGGATTCATCAATGGG TTGGGTATCTAATGGAGTCGTTGGTTCTCCAGCCTTTGCCGCTTTTGATCAAG GTTATGATGTATTTCTTGGGAACCTTCGCGGTTTAGTTTCCAGGGAGCATATTGACAAGAGTATTTCTTCACGGCA GTATTGGCATTACTCTATCAATGAGCATGGGACTGAGGATATACCTGCAATGATTGAGAAAATTCATGAAGtaaaaatgaatgaattgaaaTCAGGGCAGCCTGTTCTGGAGGAAGAGACCACTGGTGATCAGCCATATAAGCTTTGTGCAATTTGCCACAGTTTGGGAGGAGCTGctattttgatgtatgttgttaCACGCCGGATTGAAGAAAAAGCCCATAGACTTTCAAGGTTGATCCTACTATCACCTGCTGGCTTCCATGATGATTCCACCTTTGTTTTCACATTGATGGAGAACCTATTCCTTTTGATGGCTCCTATACTGGCAACTTTTGTGCCTGCCTTCTATATACCTACAAGATTTTTCCGTATGCTGCTAAACAAGCTGGCGCGGGACTTCCATAACTACCCTGCGGTTGGAGGGCTTGTCCAGACCCTAATGAGTTATGTAGTCGGTGGAGACAGCTCAAACTGGGTTGGGGTTTTAGGACTACCACATTATAATATGAATGACATGCCAGGAGTTTCATTTCTTGTGGCTCATCACCTGGCACAAATGAAGCGAGCAGGAAAATTTGTGATGTTTGACTATGGGAGTGCAGCTTCCAACATGGAAGCGTATGGTTCTCCCGAACCATTAGACTTGGGAGAATACTATGGGTTTATCGATATCCCAGTTGATCTTGTTGCTGGCCGCAAGGACAAGGTCATCCGCCCCTCCATGGtaagaaaacactataaactgaTGAAAGAATCAGGCGTGGAGGTATCATACAATGAGTTTGAGTATGCTCATTTGGACTTCACATTCTCACATCGAGAAGAACTTTTAGCCTATGTAATGTCTCGCTTAAGACTCGTGGAGCCTGCTCGAAAGCAGCAATCCGGACAAAAGGCGAGGTCAAAGAAGAAAGATACAGAGGTAACTGAGTGA
- the LOC127790253 gene encoding uncharacterized protein LOC127790253 isoform X2 has product MENGVSSFNQFIHELSVDSDTSSSLDYSSGEDSDGNTHPASPLSHSSRVSRANSFTKPDRRRTHWIGWMFSWILVPINFLLGIPLYLYRSSFCRQSRVPTNAESFQPSILRSPRRSHGLKDHFIQRTTDRRRGVIEDLHLAIEISIEAIFDIVHKAAHGVLSPSKLFRALFGWFSSHGSGNEHTAASDLDGTVLTATLGDDNPSLTERKTTFHQALNTDARTCQDVITQFGYPYEAIRVVTADGYVLLLERIPRRDSRKVVYLQHGILDSSMGWVSNGVVGSPAFAAFDQGYDVFLGNLRGLVSREHIDKSISSRQYWHYSINEHGTEDIPAMIEKIHEVKMNELKSGQPVLEEETTGDQPYKLCAICHSLGGAAILMYVVTRRIEEKAHRLSRLILLSPAGFHDDSTFVFTLMENLFLLMAPILATFVPAFYIPTRFFRMLLNKLARDFHNYPAVGGLVQTLMSYVVGGDSSNWVGVLGLPHYNMNDMPGVSFLVAHHLAQMKRAGKFVMFDYGSAASNMEAYGSPEPLDLGEYYGFIDIPVDLVAGRKDKVIRPSMVRKHYKLMKESGVEVSYNEFEYAHLDFTFSHREELLAYVMSRLRLVEPARKQQSGQKARSKKKDTEVTE; this is encoded by the exons ATGGAAAA TGGTGTTTCATCTTTCAATCAGTTCATCCATGAACTTTCTGTGGATTCTGATACATCATCAAGTCTCGATTACTCATCTGGAGAAGATAGTGATGGAAATACACATCCCGCATCTCCATTGTCCCACAGTTCCAGGGTCTCCAGGGCAAACAGCTTCACTAAGCCTGACAGGCGTAGGACACACTGGATTGGATGGATGTTTTCATGGATACTTGTTCCTATTAATTTTCTATTGGGTATTCCATTATATCTCTACCGTTCATCTTTCTGTAGACAGTCAAGAGTTCCTACTAATGCTGAAAGTTTCCAGCCATCTATTTTGAGGTCTCCTAGGAGAAGTCATGGCCTCAAGGACCATTTCATTCAACGCACCACTGACAGGAGACGTGGAGTAATAGAG GACCTCCATCTAGCAATTGAAATTTCTATAGAAGCAATATTTGATATTGTTCACAAGGCAGCACATGGCGTTCTCTCACCATCAAAATTATTCAGAGCATTATTTGGATGGTTTTCTTCTCATGGCAGTGGCAATGAACATACTGCTGCCAGTGATCTGGATGGCACCGTCTTAACTGCCACTCTCGGAGATGATAATCCATCCCTTACTGAAAGGAAAACCACTTTTCATCAGGCTTTGAATACAGATGCTCGAACGTGTCAAGATGTCATAACACAGTTTGG GTACCCATATGAAGCTATTCGTGTAGTAACTGCTGATGGTTATGTTCTCCTGTTGGAAAGGATTCCAAG ACGTGATTCAAGGAAAGTCGTTTATCTCCAGCATGGAATATTGGATTCATCAATGGG TTGGGTATCTAATGGAGTCGTTGGTTCTCCAGCCTTTGCCGCTTTTGATCAAG GTTATGATGTATTTCTTGGGAACCTTCGCGGTTTAGTTTCCAGGGAGCATATTGACAAGAGTATTTCTTCACGGCA GTATTGGCATTACTCTATCAATGAGCATGGGACTGAGGATATACCTGCAATGATTGAGAAAATTCATGAAGtaaaaatgaatgaattgaaaTCAGGGCAGCCTGTTCTGGAGGAAGAGACCACTGGTGATCAGCCATATAAGCTTTGTGCAATTTGCCACAGTTTGGGAGGAGCTGctattttgatgtatgttgttaCACGCCGGATTGAAGAAAAAGCCCATAGACTTTCAAGGTTGATCCTACTATCACCTGCTGGCTTCCATGATGATTCCACCTTTGTTTTCACATTGATGGAGAACCTATTCCTTTTGATGGCTCCTATACTGGCAACTTTTGTGCCTGCCTTCTATATACCTACAAGATTTTTCCGTATGCTGCTAAACAAGCTGGCGCGGGACTTCCATAACTACCCTGCGGTTGGAGGGCTTGTCCAGACCCTAATGAGTTATGTAGTCGGTGGAGACAGCTCAAACTGGGTTGGGGTTTTAGGACTACCACATTATAATATGAATGACATGCCAGGAGTTTCATTTCTTGTGGCTCATCACCTGGCACAAATGAAGCGAGCAGGAAAATTTGTGATGTTTGACTATGGGAGTGCAGCTTCCAACATGGAAGCGTATGGTTCTCCCGAACCATTAGACTTGGGAGAATACTATGGGTTTATCGATATCCCAGTTGATCTTGTTGCTGGCCGCAAGGACAAGGTCATCCGCCCCTCCATGGtaagaaaacactataaactgaTGAAAGAATCAGGCGTGGAGGTATCATACAATGAGTTTGAGTATGCTCATTTGGACTTCACATTCTCACATCGAGAAGAACTTTTAGCCTATGTAATGTCTCGCTTAAGACTCGTGGAGCCTGCTCGAAAGCAGCAATCCGGACAAAAGGCGAGGTCAAAGAAGAAAGATACAGAGGTAACTGAGTGA